In one window of Vigna radiata var. radiata cultivar VC1973A unplaced genomic scaffold, Vradiata_ver6 scaffold_293, whole genome shotgun sequence DNA:
- the LOC106779025 gene encoding polygalacturonase 1 beta-like protein 3 gives MNEQLTLLCLFILFSSLSVSFAGVTDGEKNPFTPKAYAIRYWDKEIRSTLPKPPFLLSKASPLSAAESAAFVKLAAQNALDQRLPEFCASAKLLCFPEVGSSFEKHDKDANFAVYRDKNFTNYGTGRPGGVDSFKNYSEGENIPVNDFRRYSRDSAGHKDSFLSYSTEGNVVQQSFHTYAAGATGGAGDFKHYSEETNVPNLVFTSYSDDANGRTQSFTSYSENGNAGEQSFSSYGKNGNGPTNAFTSYGTGSNVVGSGFSNYAENTNAPNDTFKGYGVDMNNPTNTFSNYAAGGNGAVEKFSNYRDKANVGADTFTSYAKSANAADVGFSNYGKSFNEGTDKFTSYAKSSNGGTKVGFTSYGVNNTFKEYSKETATFSFAKYTNVSTTLSVSASEVSGRMVNKWVEPGKFFREEMMKEGTVMPMPDIRDKMPERSFLPRSILSKLPFSISKMDELKRMFRASDNGSMERMMRESLEECERAPSRGETKRCVGSLEDMIDFATSVLGRNVVVRSTENVNGSKKSVMVGPIKGINGGKVTQSVSCHQSLFPYLLYYCHAVPKVRLYQVDLLDPKSKSKMNHGIAICHLDTSDWSPSHGAFVSLGSGPGRIEVCHWIFQNDMAWTIAD, from the exons ATGAACGAACAACTCACGCTGCTCTGTCTCTTTATCCTCTTCTCCTCTCTCAGT GTTAGCTTCGCCGGGGTCACCGACGGAGAGAAAAACCCGTTCACGCCCAAAGCCTACGCGATTCGCTATTGGGACAAAGAGATCCGCAGCACGCTTCCCAAGCCTCCGTTTCTTTTGTCCAAGGCGTCGCCGCTGAGTGCGGCGGAGTCGGCGGCGTTCGTGAAACTCGCGGCTCAGAACGCTCTTGACCAGCGGCTGCCGGAATTCTGCGCCTCCGCGAAGCTTCTCTGCTTTCCGGAGGTGGGGTCGAGCTTTGAGAAGCACGACAAGGACGCGAACTTCGCTGTGTACAGAGACAAGAACTTTACCAACTACGGAACGGGTCGACCCGGTGGAGTGGATTCGTTCAAGAACTACTCCGAAGGGGAGAATATTCCGGTGAATGATTTCCGGCGCTACAGCAGGGACTCCGCCGGGCACAAGGACAGTTTTTTGAGCTACAGCACAGAGGGGAACGTGGTGCAGCAGAGCTTTCACACTTACGCCGCTGGAGCCACAGGTGGAGCCGGCGATTTCAAGCACTACTCTGAGGAGACCAACGTCCCGAACCTCGTTTTCACCTCCTACTCCGACGACGCCAACGGGAGAACCCAGTCGTTCACTTCTTACTCCGAAAACGGCAATGCCGGAGAACAATCGTTCTCCTCGTACGGTAAAAACGGCAACGGCCCGACCAACGCGTTCACCTCTTACGGGACAGGTTCCAACGTTGTGGGTTCCGGGTTCTCTAACTATGCCGAAAACACAAATGCTCCCAACGACACCTTCAAGGGCTACGGCGTCGACATGAACAACCCCACCAACACGTTCTCCAACTATGCCGCCGGCGGCAACGGGGCCGTCGAGAAGTTCTCCAATTACCGCGACAAGGCGAACGTGGGCGCCGACACCTTCACCTCGTACGCGAAATCCGCAAACGCTGCCGACGTCGGTTTCAGCAACTACGGGAAATCCTTCAACGAAGGCACCGACAAGTTCACCTCGTACGCGAAATCCTCGAACGGCGGCACGAAGGTGGGTTTCACTTCCTACGGCGTGAACAACACCTTCAAGGAGTACTCAAAAGAAACCGCCACTTTCTCGTTCGCGAAGTACACAAACGTGAGCACCACGCTGAGCGTTTCGGCTTCCGAGGTGAGTGGTAGGATGGTAAATAAGTGGGTGGAGCCGGGTAAATTCTTCAGGGAGGAGATGATGAAGGAAGGAACGGTGATGCCGATGCCTGACATAAGAGATAAAATGCCGGAAAGGTCGTTTTTGCCCCGGAGCATTTTGTCCAAATTACCGTTTTCCATTTCCAAGATGGACGAATTGAAGCGCATGTTCCGAGCCTCCGATAACGGTTCCATGGAGAGGATGATGCGCGAGAGCTTGGAGGAATGCGAGCGTGCGCCAAGTCGCGGCGAGACCAAACGGTGCGTTGGGTCTTTGGAGGACATGATCGACTTCGCCACGTCCGTTTTAGGGAGAAACGTCGTCGTTCGGAGTACGGAAAACGTGAATGGCTCGAAGAAGAGTGTGATGGTGGGACCCATTAAGGGAATCAACGGTGGTAAAGTCACCCAATCCGTGTCCTGCCACCAGAGCCTGTTCCCGTACCTGCTCTATTACTGCCACGCTGTTCCTAAGGTTCGGCTCTACCAAGTGGATCTTCTCGACCCGAAATCCAAGAGCAAGATGAACCACGGAATTGCCATCTGTCACTTGGACACCTCCGATTGGAGCCCCAGCCACGGAGCCTTTGTCTCGCTCGGGTCTGGTCCGGGTCGAATCGAGGTTTGCCACTGGATCTTCCAGAACGACATGGCCTGGACCATTGCCGATTGA
- the LOC106779015 gene encoding uncharacterized protein LOC106779015 gives MSALRPGPFKDSICRKRPRVEEMKQAYKKDNQEAREKSEGKTPEGQTARPGGFRPREPPRGSRFQQYTPLNAPLAHILQEALSCVTLRDKIEELVRAGHLKQYIKIAHTEWPQERPRSPIRRKDEDRGKSRRPWYPENRLGHERRRSRSCSHSHDRPIRGRINTISGGFAEGGSSSSARKRHLRVLRSVNNVQPIKRSMPPITFTDEDFHAPNPEQDDPMVITAEIVRYEIGKVLIDQGSFANILYWKTFQQIDLSVDLIVPFHEQIVGFAGERVDTRGYVDLRTRLGIGRDGDER, from the exons ATGTCGGCATTGAGGCCAGGACCTTTCAAAGATAGTATATGCAGGAAACGACCGAGGGTCGAGGAGATGAAGCAGGCGTACAAGAAGGACAACCAGGAGGCAAGAGAGAAGTCGGAGGGGAAGACACCGGAGGGCCAAACAGCAAGGCCAGGGGGTTTCAGGCCGAGAGAGCCTCCTCGGGGATCCAGATTTCAACAATATACCCCCCTAAACGCCCCACTCGCGCACATACTACAGGAAGCTCTGAGT TGTGTTACTCTGCGGGACAAAATTGAGGAGTTAGTCAGGGCCGGACATTTAAAGCAATACATCAAAATTGCCCACACCGAATGGCCCCAAGAGCGACCAAGGAGTCCCATCAGGAGAAAAGACGAAGACCGAGGCAAAAGTCGTCGGCCCTGGTATCCAGAGAATCGGTTGGGGCACGAGAGGCGGCGAAGTAGGAGTTGTAGCCACAGTCATGACCGTCCAATCAGAGGACGAATTAACACCATATCTGGAGGTTTCGCCGAAGGGGGATCGTCCTCGTCAGCACGTAAACGCCATCTCAGGGTGTTGCGTTCTGTGAACAATGTACAACCCATCAAGAGGTCGATGCCTCCTATAACGTTTACCGATGAAGATTTTCACGCGCCGAACCCGGAGCAGGATGATCCTATGGTGATCACTGCGGAGATCGTTCGGTACGAGATCGGAAAGGTCTTAATCGATCAAGGCAGCTTTGCTAACATCCTTTATTGGAAAACGTTCCAACAAATAGATTTGTCAGTGGATTTGATCGTACCCTTTCATGAGCAGATAGTAGGTTTCGCCGGTGAGAGGGTGGACACTCGTGGGTATGTGGACTTGCGCACGCGGTTAGGCATCGGGAGGGATGGAGACGAGAGATAG
- the LOC106779014 gene encoding uncharacterized protein LOC106779014 — MNRPLPNADLQVYLGVSNEVISATLVQHALEPRLIFFVSRVLQPAETRYQQVEKVALVLLHSARRLRPYFQSHQVVVKIDYPISKILRKLDIVGRMVGWAVELSEFGLRYEPRGSIKGQHLADFALELLDTQLTNRWTLYVDGAAGQAGVGVGVVLEGPSGFLIEQSLIFKFRASNNQAEYEVLIAGLALASDMGAQSLTCNTDSQLVMGQMTEEFQVKDDQLLRYFHKANALAKEFHLFTIKHIPRGENSRADMLSKLSSGKEKGQLTTIIKQVLNESFVECMALDTPTNNDWRDEILKMMATQDAGRFLKPADAQKIARYVTVGNDLYQRGFSIPLLKCISPEQAAYIMDELYNGVCGLHTGARALKARALKAGYYWATMEEDAKAFTSRCERCQAHANIPHAPPTELRTLVSPWPFAKWGMDIVGPFPPGRVQKKFILVAVDYFTK, encoded by the coding sequence ATGAATCGACCTCTTCCTAACGCCGATCTGCAAGTATACCTTGGGGTCTCCAACGAAGTCATCAGCGCAACTTTAGTGCAACACGCACTAGAGCCCCGACTTATCTTTTTTGTCAGTCGGGTGCTTCAGCCTGCTGAAACACGTTACCaacaggtggagaaggtggCGTTGGTTCTCCTCCACTCTGCCCGAAGACTTCGCCCTTACTTTCAGAGTCACCAGGTTGTAGTTAAGATCGACTACCCGATCTCCAAGATTTTGAGAAAGCTGGATATTGTAGGACGGATGGTTGGTTGGGCCGTCGAATTATCTGAGTTTGGCTTGCGTTATGAGCCACGTGGATCGATCAAAGGGCAGCACCTGGCGGACTTTGCGTTAGAGCTACTCGACACACAATTGACCAATCGGTGGACCTTGTATGTAGACGGAGCTGCAGGTCAGGCTGGCGTAGGCGTCGGGGTAGTATTGGAAGGACCTAGCGGGTTTTTAATCGAGCAATCTCTCATATTCAAATTCAGGGCATCTAACAACCAGGCCGAGTATGAGGTCTTAATCGCCGGCCTCGCGCTGGCATCAGATATGGGGGCTCAATCCCTCACGTGCAATACAGATTCCCAACTGGTAATGGGGCAGATGACCGAGGAATTCCAAGTCAAAGATGACCAACTACTGCGGTATTTTCATAAAGCCAATGCCTTGGCCAAAGAATTCCACCTGTTTACCATCAAACACATACCTAGAGGGGAAAACTCCCGGGCAGACATGCTATCTAAACTCAGTAGTGGCAAGGAAAAGGGGCAACTTACAACGATCATCAAACAGGTTTTGAATGAATCGTTCGTCGAATGCATGGCACTAGATACACCCACAAATAATGACTGGCGAGACGAGATCTTGAAAATGATGGCAACCCAAGACGCCGGTCGATTCCTAAAGCCTGCAGACGCCCAAAAAATTGCCCGATACGTCACGGTGGGCAATGACTTATACCAGAGAGGCTTCTCCATTCCCCTACTCAAGTGCATAAGCCCTGAGCAAGCTGCTTACATCATGGATGAACTCTACAATGGAGTATGTGGGTTACACACCGGCGCCAGGGCCTTGAAGGCACGAGCTCTCAAGGCAGGGTACTATTGGGCGACCATGGAAGAAGATGCCAAAGCGTTCACGTCGAGGTGTGAGAGATGCCAAGCTCACGCCAACATTCCCCACGCCCCGCCAACCGAGTTGCGAACCTTAGTTTCCCCGTGGCCGTTCGCCAAGTGGGGGATGGACATCGTAGGGCCCTTTCCCCCCGGACGGGTCCAGAAAAAATTCATCCTCGTCGCCGTTGATTATTTCACAAAGTAG